The genomic stretch GATGCTGGCAAAGTAGCCGCGGCGCTTGTCCGGGGCGTATTCGCTGACGAAGGTGGTGGCACCGGCATACTCGCCGCCGGTGGAGAAGCCCTGGACCAGCTTCAGCAAGACGAGAAGCACCGCGGCCCAGATGCCGATTTGTGCATATCCGGGCAGGAGCCCGACGGCGAACGTCGAGGCGGCCATGACGATCAACGTGGCGGCGAGCACCTTCTGCCGCCCCACCTTGTCGCCGAGCCAGCCGAACACAACTCCGCCGAGGGGACGGGCCAGGAACGTGGCGGCAAAGGTTCCCAACAGGAACAGGGTCTGTACGGACGGGTCCGATTCGGGGAGGAACACGGGCCCCATGGTGGCGATCAAGTATCCAAAGACACCGACGTCGTACCATTCCATGGTGTTTCCAACGACGGTTCCGCCGAGGGCTTTTTTGAGCATCGGGGCATCAACGACATTGATGTCGTCGACGCCCAATCTGCGTTTTTTCAGTTTGGGCGTGCGGGGCTTTTTGGGCCGGGCTTGCGAGCGTTCTGCGGTGTCCTTAACACCTGTTTCCGGGTGAGTCATGCTTCGGTCTGTGGGCATTTGTTTATCCCCTTAAGGAGTTCATTTGCTTGCGACTTTCTGCTGCATCGTTACGGGCAGACGTAAAACTCTAGCAGATGGACTAATTCGGGCCCGGGGGAAAAGGTGCTGCCGGGAACGCAAAAACCCCGCCATCACGGCCCGGAAAGGGGTGCGACACGGGGTTGTTGCGGGTTGGCCTGGAGGGCGTGGGGATCAGGCGTCGTGGTTGGTTTCCAGGATCTTGACCAGGGCGTCCAGGGCCTCGCCGGCGGAGTCGTCGTCGGTGCGCAGCACGACGGTTTCGCCGTGTTCCACGCCCAGGCTCATGAGGGCGAGCATGCTGTCGGCGTCCACGGCCTCATCGGCGGGCTCGCCGGTGCGGGCAATGGTCACTTCCGCGTCCAGTTCCCCGGCGGCCTCGGCAAAGATGGAGGCCGGGCGGGCGTGCAGGCCCACGGTGCTGGCAATGGTGGCGGTGCGTTCAATCATGGTGATCTCCTAAAGTTTTGTAAAAAGTGGGTCAGAGGCCGAGTTCGGCCAGGGCCGGCAGCCCGGCACGGACCAGTTCGCGGGCCTCCGCGGCGGAGGCTGCGGCGACGGCCCGGTCGGCCAGTGACCGCGCCTGCGCCGGGGTGACGGTGCGCAGCACGGCGGCCACGGCCGGCAGTGCGCGCGGCGTCATGGACAGTGAACTGACGCCCAGCCCGGCCAGCACGACGGCGAGGGCCGGGTCCGCGGCAGCCTCACCGCACACTCCCACCGGCTTGGGCGAGGTGGTCTCGAGCGACCTCGAGTGCTTCACCTGGGACACGGCGCCCTCAACGGTTGCCTGGACCAGGGCCAGCACGGCCGGCTGCCAGGGGTCGTTCAGTGCGGCGAGCGGGCCCAGTTGCCGGTCGGCGGCCATGGTGTACTGCGTGAGGTCGTTGGTGCCGATGCTGGCAAACTCCACGCGGTCCAGGATGTGGCGCGAACTCAGTGCCGCGGAGGGCACCTCAACCATGACGCCGGGGGTGCGCAGCCCGGCGGCCGTGCACAGGGCGGCAAAGTCGGCGGCCTCGGCAGGTGTGGAAATCATGGGGGCCATGACCCACACCTCGGCCGACGAGGAAGCGGCCGCGTCGGCGATGGCCGCCAGCTGCCGGGCCAGGACTCCCGGGGTGGTCAGGTCGGTGCGGTAGCCGCGGACGCCCAGGGCGGGGTTGGGCTCGGTGGAATCGGTGAGGAACGGCAGCGGCTTGTCCGCCCCCGCGTCCAGGGTCCGGACAACAACCTTCTTGCCGGGGAATGCATCAAACACGCCCTTGTAGGCAGCCACCTGCTCGTCGTGGCTGGGCTCGCTGTCGTTGCCGAGGAAACAAAATTCGGTGCGCAGCAGTCCCACGCCCTGGGCGTTGGCGTCTGCCGCCTCTTGTGCGTCTTTCGCCCCGCCAACGTTGGCCAGCAGCGGCAGCAGTGTGCCGTCGGCCAGTTGGCCGCTGCCGTCAAAGGTGCTCAGCAGGGAGGACTTTTCCTGCCACTGGGCCACAGCGGCGTGTTCGGCCTGGCCGGGTTCGGTGCGCACCTCGCCGGCCGCGCCGTCGACAAAAATGGTGGAACCTTCGGCGATCCCGGCCACCCCTGCCGCGGCGACCACGGCGGGCAGGCCCAGGCTGCGGGCGATGATGGCCGTGTGGGACTGCGGCCCGCCGCCGGCGGTGACCAGGGCAATGACCTTGGCCGGGTCCAGGGTTGCTGTGTCGGCCGGCGCAAGGTCGTCCGCCACCAGGATGAACGGGTCGGCAGCATCAGGAATTTCCGGGGCGGGCACCCCGCGCAGTGCGGCCACGATCCGGGACCGCACGTCCAGGACGTCGTGGGAGCGTTCGGCCATCATGCCGCCGAGGCCCTTCAGCATGGCGGCCACGGAGTCCCCGGCCTCCCAGACGGCCCGCTCGGGCGAGGCGCCGGCGTTGACGAGCTTGATGGCGGCCTTGATGAGCATGGGGTCGGTGGCCATCAGTGCCGTGGCACCAAGGACCTCCTTCCCGGCACCTTCGGCCCGTGCGGCACGCTCCAGCAGCAATTCCTTCACTGTTGCCCCCGCGGACTTGATGGCAGCAGCGGCGGCCTCGGGCTCCGTCGAACTGTCCAATTTTTCACCCACCGGGGGTTCTGCCAGGGCGGGCGGCATGTGCCTGGCGGGGCCAATGACACGGCCGCGGAAGACGCCGACTCCAACAAAGTTCTGCACGGGTGCTCCTTCGAGATTCATGGTGCGGGCCTAGGCGGCCTGGCTGGCAAGCTGCGTTGCTGCAAGGGTATCAACGGGCTTGCGCACGGCCCAGCGTTTCAGCGCCACCACGGCGAGTGCGGCGACCACGGTGCCGACCACGATGGAGATCGCGAACATGGCCAGGTTGCCGATGGCGAAGAAGACGAAGAATCCGCCGTGGGGGGCCTGTGAGGTGACATGGAAGGCCATGGTCAGCGCACCGGTGACGGCACCGCCCAGCATGGAGGCGGGGATGACGCGGAGGGGATCGGCCGCCGCGAACGGGATGGCACCTTCCGAGATGAACGATGCGCCGAGCAGCCAGGCGGCCTTGCCGTTTTCGCGCTCGGCGAGGGAGAAGCGCTTCTTGTCCAGGACCGTGGCCAGGGCCATGGCGAGCGGCGGAACCATGCCGGCCGCCATGACGGTGGCCATGATTTCCCACGGGGCCTGGTTGGCAATGCTGCCGGCGCCCAGGCCGGCAACGGCGAAGGCGTACGCCACCTTGTTGACAGGGCCGCCCAGGTCGAAGCACATCATGAGGCCAAGGATGATTCCCAGCACGACGGCGGACGTGCCGGTCATGCCGGTGAGCCAGTTGTTCAGGCCGTCGGAAAGCGAGGCGATGGGTGCACCCAGGAAGAGGAGCATGGCACCCGAGGCGATGATGGAGCCCAGCAGCGGGATGATCACCACGGGCATGAGGCCGCGGAGCCAGCGGGGCACCTTCCAGCTGCCGATCCAGTAGGCAGCGAGGCCGGCAAGGATGCCGCCCACCAGGCCGCCGAGGAAGCCCGCGCCCATGAACACGGCGATGGATCCGGCCGTGAAGCCTGGGGCGATGCCGGGGCGGTCAGCAATGCCGAAGGCAATGTAGCCTGCCAGCGCCGGGACTAGGAACGCCATGGACAGGGAGCCGATCTTGAACGCCACGGCGCCAAGGTAGGCGCCGAGCGGGCCCCAGGCCTGCGGCGGGAAGTCCGTGGGCAGGTTGGTCAGGCTGTTGCCGGTGAGGATCTTGTCCGCGAAATCGGGGATCTGGAAGCCGCCCAGCAGGAAGCCCAGTGCGATCAGCAGACCGCCACCGGCCACAAACGGGATCATGTAGCTGACGCCTGTCAGCAGCACCTTCTTGACCTTGGCGCCCAGGCTTTCGCTGGAGGATTCGGCATTCTGGTCTGCTGCTTCCTCCGCGCCAAAGTGCGGCACGCGGTGTGCGTTGGGGTTCTCGGATGCCGCAACGGCCTCCTGGACCATCTTGGTCGGCTCATCGATGCCACGCTTGACGGGGGAGCTGACCAGCGGCTTGCCGGCAAAGCGCTCCTTGCCGCGCACATCGACGTCGACGGCGAAGATGACGGCGTCGGCTGCGGCAATCACGGCCGGGTCCAGCGGCGTCACCGCGCCGGATCCCTGCGTCTCGACCTGCAGGTCCACGCCGGCCTCCGCCGCAGCGGCCACGAGTGAATCGGCGGCCATGTACGTGTGTGCGATTCCGGTTGGGCACGCCGTCACGGCAACAATGCGCTTGCGGCGGGGTGCGGGTTCCTGCGGGGCCGGGCTGGTTTCGCCAGCTCCGGCGGCCGCAGTCGTCTGCGCCGCCGCTGCGGTTTTCTCCGTGGCCGGCTTTGGCTTGTCTGCGAGGGCTGCCGCAACCAGTTCAACAATCTCACTGGGGGTTGATGCCGCGCGCAGGGCCGCCGTGAAGTCCTTCTTGATGAGGGAGCGGGCCAGCTTGGAGAGCAGTTTCAGGTGTTCGTTGTCGGCGCCTGCGGGGGCGGCGATGAAGAAGATGATGTCCGCGGGGCCGTCCTTGGCGCCGAAGTCGACTGCCGGGTTGAGCCGGGCCATGGCGAGGGTCGGTTCCAGAACCGCCTCGGACCGGCAGTGGGGGATGGCGATGCCGCCGGGGACGCCGGTGGCGGTCTTCTGTTCGCGTGCCAGGGCGTCGGCGAACAGGCCCTCCAGGCCTGAGGCGCGGCCGGTGCCGGCGATCAGCTCGGCAAGTTTGCGAATGACCGAGGTGGTGTCTGAGCCGAGATTGGCGTCAAGGAGCACCAGGTCGTCGTTGATGAGTGTAGTCATGTCAGTTCTCTTCGGCAGGGGCCAGGACCGTCACGGTGACGGAGGCGGGGTTGGTTTGTTCAAGGGAGGGAACCATGGTTCCCGGGAGGGAAGCGGCGGCCGCCCCATGGGCCGTTGCTTGCTGAAGGCAGGCTGCGGGGGAGTCCCCGCGGAGCGTTGCCAGCAGATATCCGGCCAGGGCGGAGTCGCCCGCGCCGACAGTGCTTTTTGCCTTGATGGCCGGGCCTCGGCCGTGCCAGCTGCCGCCGGCCGTGACCAGTGCCGCGCCCTTGGATCCGAGGGTGGCCAGCACTGCGCCAACACCGTTGCGGACCAGGTCTCCGGCAGCTGCTGCCGCCGCGGCGGGATCCGCCTCAAGCTCCTGTCCGGTGGCAGTGCCGGTCAGTTCGGCCAGCTCCTCGCCGTTGGGCTTGATCAGGTCCGGGGCCGCGCGCAGGCACTCACGCAGCGGCGCACCCGAGGAATCAACCGCGATCTGCGGCGCCCGGGAACCGTGGGCGGCCCGGACAGCGTCGATGACGGAAGCGTAGAAGTCATCCGGTGTCCCCGGCGGAAGCGAGCCGGCCAGCACAAGCCAGGCAGCGCCGTCGGACTTCTCCACCGTGAGCGCCAGGAGCTCCGCCAGCTGCGAGGGGGCGAGCGCGGGGCCGGGCTCGTTGACCTTGGTGGTGGTGCCGTCGGGCTCCGTGATGGCGACATTGCTGCGCAGGGCCGCGCCGATCGGCATGGCCAGGTGCGGGATGTCCTCGAGTTCCAGGGCGCGGACGACGGCGTCATCGGCGTCCCCGGGGAGCAGTGCCAGGGCGTCAATCCCGGATGCGGAGAGGGCGCGGACGATGTTCACGCCCTTGCCGCCGGGATGCTGGGAGGCATGCGTTGCGCGCTGGACTTCGCCGCGTTGCAGGGCGGAGGCCAGCTCAATGGTGCGGTCCAGGCTGGGATTGGGGGTCAGGGTGATGATCATGCGATCACGACCTCTACGCCGGCCGCGGCCAGGGCGGCGGCGAGCTCCCGGTCCGGCTCGGCGGTGGTGATGAGGGTGTCGATCTGTTCCAGCGTGGCGAAGCGGACCAGTGTTTCGGTGCCGAGCTTGGAGGCGTCGGCCAGGACCACCACCTGGCGGGCGGCCCTGACCATGGCGGTCTTGGTCGCGGCCTCGACGGGGTCGGGGGTGCTCAGGCCGAAATCTGCGTGGATGCCGTTGGTGCCGATGAAGGCGATGTCCGGGCGGAGTGCGCCGAGCTGTTCGGTGGCGCGGGCTCCGACGACGGCGCTGGTCAGGCCGCGGACCCGGCCGCCGACGATGTCCAGCAGAAGGCTCGGGTTGGTGCTCAGCGAGGCTGCCGTGGGGAGGGAATTGGTGATGACGAGCAGTTCGTCGCCGGTGTTGGCGGGGGTCCAGCCGGTGAGGCGTTCGGCCAGTGCGGCGGTGGTGGTGCCCGAGTCCAGGAGGACAGACGCGGTGGGCGCATGGGGGATGAGGGCCATGGCGGCTGCGGCGATCCGCTGCTTTTCGTCCAGGCGCTGCGTTTGGCGTTCGCTCAGGCTCAGCTCCGAGCGGGTCAGCCGGTCCGTGCCGACGGCACCGCCGTGGACGCGGCGCAGCTGGCCGGCCTCCTCGAGCGTGGCGAGGTCGCGGCGCACGGTTTCCTGGGTGATGGAAAACAGCCCCGCCAGCTCATTGACGCCGACCCTGCCCTGGGCGCTGACGAGATCGGCGATTCTCTGGTGCCGTTCCTCCGCAAACATGGTTTTCCTTCCGGTGGCGGCACCCGCCTGGTTGGTGGGGGCCTTTCCCGAGATGCCGGCCACGTGCTCGTGACGGGCATCACAGGATGTTGTTTCAGATGACTTTATCTGTGTTTATCTTTGAATGTCAAGATGAAACCCACATAAACGCAGATTGAATGCCCTGGCCGCCGTGAACCGGGCGGTCGGGCCGGCGGGATGCGCAGCCCCGGCGCCGGGCCCGCCCGGTAGTCTGGCCCCATGGAAACTGTTGCGTGGTCGTGCCCGGAGAACGAACGCGCCGGCAGGCCGCTGCTGCTCATGCTCCACGGCTACGGCTCGGATGAAACCCGGATGAGCGCCCTGTTCAAGGACATGCCGCGGGGGTTCGTGTGCGCGGCGCCCCGCGCTCCAGTGGACATCTCGGGGGACTTTGGCTGGTTCCTGCTGGATTACTTCCTGGCCAACGACTTCGCCGAAGTGGTCGCCGCTGCCACGACAGTGCTTGCCTGGCTGGACACCACCATGGCAAAGCACCAGTTCAGCTCCGTCTCCGTCCTTGGTTTCTCGCAAGGCATGGCCATGGCCACCACGCTGATCCGCCTGCGCCCGGAGATGTTTGCCGCGGGCGTCGGGCTGTCCGGCTTCGCCCTGCAAAACAATCTCCTCGGGGCCCTGGAACCACTGGATCGCAAGATCCCGTTCTACTGGGCCCGCGACACCGCAGACCTGGTCATCAACCCCGACGCCATCGAGTTCACCGCTGACTGGCTGGCCGCCAACACAGACCTACAGCAGGGCCGCTACGAGGGCATGGGGCACAACTTCAGCCCCGGCGAAATGACCGACGTGGCATCGTTCCTGACCGCCAACGTGCCGGGCTCCTTCGTGCCGCGCGGGTAGGAGGAGGAAATGGCGGGCCAGGCCGGCGGCTTCGAATTCACCACGGCGCACAACGGCGAGGTGTCCATCACCCACCACGGGCACCACGCAGCGACCCTGCGCGGCAGTGCGGCCCGGAAGTTCCTTGCGGACGTCGAGACTGCCGACGCCCAGGCCCTCATGGCCCGAGTGACCGGCAACTACCGCCGCGGCAATGAGCGCACGGCCAAAAACCACCCGCGCAATGCGGGCCGGCGCCGCTGAACCAGGCCCGAAAGCACCGTCCTGAATGCGCCGTCCCAAAAGCACCCCAACGGCGCCGGCGATTCAACCAAAAGGTTGATGGCCGCCGTCGTGCGCGTCCTTATGCTGGAGACACAGCCAACTAGCAAAGGACACCCCATGAAGAAGCTCTTTTATTCGTCGTTCGCCTACATGGTCATCGGCGTGCTCTCCGGCCTGTTTTACCGCGAGTACACCAAGGGGAAGGACTTCACCGGCTTCACGCAGCTCTCGGTGGTCCATACACACCTGCTGACGCTCGGCTTCATTGTGCTGCTGATTGTGTTGATCCTGGAGAAGCTGTTCACGCTGAGCAAGTCGCGCCTGTTCAACTGGTTCTTCTGGACGTACAACGCCGGCCTCATCCTCACCGCCGCCATGATGGTGGTCCACGGCATGCTGCAGGTCCAGGGCGCCACCGACGTTTCCGCCGCTATCCCCGGCATCGCGGGCCTCGGCCACATCCTGCTCTCCGTCGCGATGGTGCTGCTGTTCCTGGCCCTGCGCACCCGCCTGTTTGGTGCCGCCGTGAAGCACGACGCCGAAACCTCCTCAGCGCTCGCAGGCTGAGGCCCGCACGGGGCCGGGTTGGGCCGCCAGCCGCCCGACGCTTGAGGGCGGTGGCGGTTTGCGGAAAGACCGTGCTGTTCTGCGCAGAGTTTGGCGCCGGCATGACGCACAACACTGTTCTGCGTCACACCGGCCGCTAACTTTGCGCAGAACAGCACGCTGGCCCCGGCGTTTCTGCCGCGAGTGGTTCTGCATGGGCTGTGCAGCCCGGATGTGCCCGCCCCGGAAGGCAGGTTCCACCACTCCTGCGTGCCATTGAACCTGAATGGTGCGCAACGGCGGCGGGTGCGCACCATTCAGAATTAACCACGCGCGGGAGTGGTGAAACTGGACGGTGCCGGGCCCACCCAAGACGAGTTGGCCGGCGTCGGGCAAGAAAATCAGGGAACTGCGTCCCAAGCCGCGCAAGGCCAGTGCAAGGTCCGCGGCCAAGGCATGTCACCCCGCGCAAATTTGGCGGACCACCATGTGCCGGACACTGCCGTCGGGCCTGGCAAGAATATGGGGTGGCGCACAGGAAACGCCGATACGCTTGGGGAAGATCGACGGCAGGGGAGTCAATGGCAGGCAGTGAATTGAAAAAAGTGGACAAGAAGTCCGGCTTTGCCAAGGGCAAGGTGAATCCGGCGGTGGAAATGGCGGCCGGCGCGGCGTTTGACGCCAAGGGGAATCCCACGCCCGCGGTCCACGGCATGCTGCTGCGGGCCGTTGAGGTGCAGCGCCCGCTTGTCCTGGCCAACCTGCGCAGGCTGCGGCGGCGCCACCCCAACGCCACAGCCTTTGAGCTGAGCCAGCGGCTGGAACGCGATTTCCTCAACGCCGTCAGCAGCGGCGGTGCTGCGATTGGCGCCACGGCCATCGTCCCGGGTGTGGGAACGGTCGCTGCACTGTCCATCTCGGCTGCGGCGACGGTCGTCTTCCTGGAGGCCACGGCGCTGTACGCCCAGTCCGTCGCGGAGTTGCACGGCTTCCGGCTGGCCGATCCGGAGCTGGCCCAGGTCACTGTCATGGCGATCATTCTTGGCGACGAGGGCCTGTCGCTGCTGGCCGGCCTCACCGGCCAGGCCCTCGGCAAAGGCAAGACGCCCATGCAGGCCTGGGGGAAAACGGTCAGCAAAAGCGTGCCGCTTTCCGCCATCAAGGGCATCGTGGCACCCATGCAAAAGAGGTTCCTGCGGAAAATGGCTGTCAAGGGCAGCGCCTCGATTGTTGGCAAGGCGCTGCCGTTCGGCATCGGTGCGGCGGTGGGCGGCGTGGGCAACTACATGATGGGGCGTGCCGTGGTGAATTCGGCCCTGCACGCCTTTGGCCCGGCGCCACTGGAAATCCCGCGCGGGCTGCTTGCCGAGCTGGACGCGCCGAAGCCTTTGAAGCCACCAAAGCCGGCCAAGGCGATCAATCCCGGCAAGGCGCCGAAACCCGCGAAGGCCCAGAAGGCGGCCAAGCCGGGGAAAACACCCAAACAGCCCAAATTCAGGGCCCCGAAACTGCCTGGGAGGTAGTAGTTAAGATTGGACGCCGGTGGGCGGGCCTCCAATCTTGACAGCGGCATCCGGAGGGCGCGGTGCCACCCACCCAGGGCGGGCCGGGCGCCGTCGGGCTATCCGAAGATGAGCGTGGCCAGGGCGAAAATGGCCAGGCCGGCCAGCGATCCCACCACGGTGCCGTTGATGCGGATGAACTGCAGGTCCTTGCCCACCTGGAGCTCGATCTTCTGGCTCGTCTCCTCGGCATCCCAGCGCTCCACGGTGTCCGTGATGAGCGAGGTGATCTCGTGCTTGTACGTGCCCACGAGGTAGGCGGCGGCGTTGGAGATCCACGTGTTGACCTTGCCGGCCAGCTCGTCGTCGGTGGTGAGGCGGACGCCGAATTCCTGCACGGCCGAGGTGAACTTGCGGCGCAGTTCTGAATCGGGATCCTCGACGGCGTCCGTCAGCGCCGACTTGATGGTCTCCCAGGTGCGGCCCGCCAGCTCGCGGACCTCGGGGTCGCCCAGCACCTGCTCCTTGATGCCCTCCGCCTTGGCAATCATGGCGGGGTCGTGCTGGAGTTCCTGGGCCAGGTCCTTCAGGTACTTGTCCAGCTGCAGGCGCACCTCGTGGTTCGGGTTGTCCTGGACGGCACGGGCAAACTTGTAGATCTCGGTGTAGATTTTGTCGCCCACCAGCCCGTCCACAAAGCCGGGAACCCAGCTGGGGGACCGGTCGGAAACGAGGCCGGAAATGGTGTCGTGGTTGGAACGGATCCACGTGGTGGAGCGGTCCACCAGCAGGTCAACCAACGCGTGGTGGTGGCCCTCCGCGAAA from Arthrobacter stackebrandtii encodes the following:
- a CDS encoding HPr family phosphocarrier protein; this encodes MIERTATIASTVGLHARPASIFAEAAGELDAEVTIARTGEPADEAVDADSMLALMSLGVEHGETVVLRTDDDSAGEALDALVKILETNHDA
- a CDS encoding putative PEP-binding protein; the protein is MQNFVGVGVFRGRVIGPARHMPPALAEPPVGEKLDSSTEPEAAAAAIKSAGATVKELLLERAARAEGAGKEVLGATALMATDPMLIKAAIKLVNAGASPERAVWEAGDSVAAMLKGLGGMMAERSHDVLDVRSRIVAALRGVPAPEIPDAADPFILVADDLAPADTATLDPAKVIALVTAGGGPQSHTAIIARSLGLPAVVAAAGVAGIAEGSTIFVDGAAGEVRTEPGQAEHAAVAQWQEKSSLLSTFDGSGQLADGTLLPLLANVGGAKDAQEAADANAQGVGLLRTEFCFLGNDSEPSHDEQVAAYKGVFDAFPGKKVVVRTLDAGADKPLPFLTDSTEPNPALGVRGYRTDLTTPGVLARQLAAIADAAASSSAEVWVMAPMISTPAEAADFAALCTAAGLRTPGVMVEVPSAALSSRHILDRVEFASIGTNDLTQYTMAADRQLGPLAALNDPWQPAVLALVQATVEGAVSQVKHSRSLETTSPKPVGVCGEAAADPALAVVLAGLGVSSLSMTPRALPAVAAVLRTVTPAQARSLADRAVAAASAAEARELVRAGLPALAELGL
- a CDS encoding PTS fructose transporter subunit IIABC; translation: MTTLINDDLVLLDANLGSDTTSVIRKLAELIAGTGRASGLEGLFADALAREQKTATGVPGGIAIPHCRSEAVLEPTLAMARLNPAVDFGAKDGPADIIFFIAAPAGADNEHLKLLSKLARSLIKKDFTAALRAASTPSEIVELVAAALADKPKPATEKTAAAAQTTAAAGAGETSPAPQEPAPRRKRIVAVTACPTGIAHTYMAADSLVAAAAEAGVDLQVETQGSGAVTPLDPAVIAAADAVIFAVDVDVRGKERFAGKPLVSSPVKRGIDEPTKMVQEAVAASENPNAHRVPHFGAEEAADQNAESSSESLGAKVKKVLLTGVSYMIPFVAGGGLLIALGFLLGGFQIPDFADKILTGNSLTNLPTDFPPQAWGPLGAYLGAVAFKIGSLSMAFLVPALAGYIAFGIADRPGIAPGFTAGSIAVFMGAGFLGGLVGGILAGLAAYWIGSWKVPRWLRGLMPVVIIPLLGSIIASGAMLLFLGAPIASLSDGLNNWLTGMTGTSAVVLGIILGLMMCFDLGGPVNKVAYAFAVAGLGAGSIANQAPWEIMATVMAAGMVPPLAMALATVLDKKRFSLAERENGKAAWLLGASFISEGAIPFAAADPLRVIPASMLGGAVTGALTMAFHVTSQAPHGGFFVFFAIGNLAMFAISIVVGTVVAALAVVALKRWAVRKPVDTLAATQLASQAA
- a CDS encoding 1-phosphofructokinase family hexose kinase gives rise to the protein MIITLTPNPSLDRTIELASALQRGEVQRATHASQHPGGKGVNIVRALSASGIDALALLPGDADDAVVRALELEDIPHLAMPIGAALRSNVAITEPDGTTTKVNEPGPALAPSQLAELLALTVEKSDGAAWLVLAGSLPPGTPDDFYASVIDAVRAAHGSRAPQIAVDSSGAPLRECLRAAPDLIKPNGEELAELTGTATGQELEADPAAAAAAAGDLVRNGVGAVLATLGSKGAALVTAGGSWHGRGPAIKAKSTVGAGDSALAGYLLATLRGDSPAACLQQATAHGAAAASLPGTMVPSLEQTNPASVTVTVLAPAEEN
- a CDS encoding DeoR/GlpR family DNA-binding transcription regulator, which translates into the protein MFAEERHQRIADLVSAQGRVGVNELAGLFSITQETVRRDLATLEEAGQLRRVHGGAVGTDRLTRSELSLSERQTQRLDEKQRIAAAAMALIPHAPTASVLLDSGTTTAALAERLTGWTPANTGDELLVITNSLPTAASLSTNPSLLLDIVGGRVRGLTSAVVGARATEQLGALRPDIAFIGTNGIHADFGLSTPDPVEAATKTAMVRAARQVVVLADASKLGTETLVRFATLEQIDTLITTAEPDRELAAALAAAGVEVVIA
- a CDS encoding alpha/beta hydrolase, encoding METVAWSCPENERAGRPLLLMLHGYGSDETRMSALFKDMPRGFVCAAPRAPVDISGDFGWFLLDYFLANDFAEVVAAATTVLAWLDTTMAKHQFSSVSVLGFSQGMAMATTLIRLRPEMFAAGVGLSGFALQNNLLGALEPLDRKIPFYWARDTADLVINPDAIEFTADWLAANTDLQQGRYEGMGHNFSPGEMTDVASFLTANVPGSFVPRG
- a CDS encoding DUF2871 domain-containing protein encodes the protein MKKLFYSSFAYMVIGVLSGLFYREYTKGKDFTGFTQLSVVHTHLLTLGFIVLLIVLILEKLFTLSKSRLFNWFFWTYNAGLILTAAMMVVHGMLQVQGATDVSAAIPGIAGLGHILLSVAMVLLFLALRTRLFGAAVKHDAETSSALAG
- a CDS encoding DUF445 domain-containing protein, with the translated sequence MAQTQQLGTAAHPPHPDVAKAAALRRMKNIALGLLLFMAVVFCFAFALQPQFPWLAYVRAAAEGGMVGALADWFAVTALFRHPMGIKIPHTAIIPNRKDEIGSSLAEFVETNFLSEEVVSQKLANTQIAEKVGAWLAKPESAQRVATEGAAAIRGAIAVLKDDDVQDVIESLVRKHLLDPPWGPPVGRLAERIFAEGHHHALVDLLVDRSTTWIRSNHDTISGLVSDRSPSWVPGFVDGLVGDKIYTEIYKFARAVQDNPNHEVRLQLDKYLKDLAQELQHDPAMIAKAEGIKEQVLGDPEVRELAGRTWETIKSALTDAVEDPDSELRRKFTSAVQEFGVRLTTDDELAGKVNTWISNAAAYLVGTYKHEITSLITDTVERWDAEETSQKIELQVGKDLQFIRINGTVVGSLAGLAIFALATLIFG